GAACAAGAGCTGAAactctgcttttccctctctccctagcCTGACAGTTTTCCACAGGAGGCTCTCTGCTTCCATATCCCTGTAGTGCAGATATGATAAATGTCAGCTTGAGTGCACTGACTGATGTATTAGAAGAAGGAAAAGTGGTCTTTTTAGACTATCAACCTAGGACTTTATAGGGGTTTGCAGGCTGGTTGTAATTAGATATATAGCATTTAattgcttctttctttcattttcctcgTAAGGATGGGGTAAAAGCAGCCGTCTTTAATTATTAATGTCCGTTGTCCTCATCCTCTCCTCCTGTCCTATAGTACTGACCCAGTCCGCCCCTACATTTAGGACTTAGGCCAGTGAAACTGACCATCTCAGCTACAGGAGGACTATATGCTGCTTTCATAGTGAGTACGGAGTACACTGAGGTCATGTTCACCTTCACCTCCCCCAGCTGTTAAAACTGACATACCGTTGCCAGAAGGCCATTACCTTTGCCCACCTGTGTGCTGCTAATAACATGGATATTTCACTACAGTGCATCTTTGTGTTCTCATTAACTCAAAATTGAACCTCTTTCAGAGTCAGCCTTAGAGattgataaataaaactaataactGTGTTTCTAGACTCTAATGAATATAGTTTGCACTGAGATATATGCTGTTTTCTATAAGATTATTTCACAAGAAGTCAGTAACTTCCTGACATAGTGCTTTATCTTTTCAAGCTGTTAACCTATGTTGGATTAGAATGATTTAGAGCCTTTTGAATCATAACTGCATTGATTCATGACTTCTTAAGGTACAGTCAACATGAAGCATTTGAGTTGCATCTGTCCTAATAGTTTGTATTGTGATGTCATTTTTGTTACCAGCCTTTGACTTTTAATTAAAGATCTTGTAATGATTGCATAGAGgtcaatttttaattggattagtGGCAAAAGGAGAGTTGGAACTGATGTTTAATGACATCATGATGTTTACATTGAGGTGTGGTATTTAATCCTTCCATTTTTTATGAGTGGTCAGTAAGTTGCAGTGGATCTAAATTGTTATTGCTTATTGGAAAATTTATGAACTATATCCCTCCactgccctcccctgcccacaTTTCCCTGCCCTTAAAGTACTTAAATATTCTTACTTAGTTGTTAATGTGATAAAGTAACTGATAATCCTTTTTAAAGTTGCATTATTTGGTAAGATAATAATTGGGGTTTAATCTGTTTGATCTTTAGCGCTTTTTTTTGTTCTGAGTCAAACTCACATAGTTTTGGGGAATGTTTGGatagaaataaatagaatgtttgcttctctgtcttctgaaGGTCCCTGAGTAGTAGTGTcacattcttatttctctttataattcCTGCTCTGTCCCAGATATACCTGGTTTAGACTTCTCAGTGTTCACATTTGACACTCTGAAAGTGAACTGGCACGAGACTCATTCTAGTACTGAAATCCTCAAGATTGTATTGTGCTTTTAAGAATCACCTGAGGAACTTACTGAAAATACAAATTCCTGGGTTTATCCCAAGGATGGTATCCAGAATCTGCATGCTTAGGAAACATCCCAGGTGATTTTAGGGCAAGTGATAGAGAGAACACACTTGGAGAAACTATTCTAGAGTTCTGAACCCACTGAGAATAAAGATACATAAATGTCCTGCAGTCCTGAGCACTTAACTCAGCCCTTATGTggtacttaaataaaaatattgaattacagtacacatattttgttaagaaCATGCCTACCTCTTATCCTGATGCTATGATGTTAAATTGTCCACCACGATGAGAATGGTTCTTGTACAAAGTCTATAAATGTAAGACAAACCCAAGTTTAAGGACCTGATTTTGTTCTGTCCTGCTTAGATTTGTGTTCTCTGATAATTTAGTGGACTTCGTAACCTGCTaattaatcttttttcctttcactgtTGTTCTATATAGAGAGAAGCGGTAAAGAAACTACCTCACTGGGAATGTCATCATTACCAACTTCAGATGGATTTAACCATCAAGCCCATCCTTCAGGACGGAGTCCTGAGATTGGCAGTCCTTCAAGTCTTGCTCACTCTGTCTCTGCTTCAGTCTGCCCTGTTGAGCCCAGTGACCCAGACAGCATCGAACCTAAAGCTCTGAAGGCTTTGAGGGCTTCAGCTGAATTCCAGGTAACCTCTGAAAAGAAAGAACACCTTCCTCTACAGGATCTTTCTGATTGTGCTTCTTCAGCAGACAGTGCTCCAGCAGACCAGAGTCCAGCTACGCCTTTGCAGAATTCACTCGAAGAAGCCATTGTTGCAGATAATCTAGAGAAATCTGCTGAAAGAAGCACCCAGGGCCTCACATCTCATCTCCACACAAGACAGGAAGTTAGTTTATCTGTCACTAGGATGCAAGAACCACCGAGGCTTAAAGATGAAAAGGGTTGGCATCAAGAATATCGGGACCTGAGTCAAGCGAGTGGCCTTCAGCAGCATGAAGAGCCACGGGATGAACAGCATGAGGTCATACAACAGAATGTTCCGCATGACCAAGAACGTCTTTGTAACACAGGGGACCTTGAGCTTCTTGGAGAAAGGCAACAGGATCAACAGAGAGGTATTGGTTCAGGAGCTACGGTGAAAGGAGACAGGCTACAGCAGACTGTGGACCTTTCGGgtacagagaaaaatattctaCCTTCAGGATGCTTTGGCTGCTCAAGTTCAGAAACACCTATGGAAGTAGATGTAGTTGAACAGTCCCTAGTTGCTGTACTTAATTCAGCAGGTGGTCAGAATACCAATGTCAAGAACATCGGTGCATCTGATCTCACCGTAGATAATCCCTTGATGGAAGTAGAAACATCCAAATGTAacccttcctctgaaattttgaGTAATTCCATTTCCACTCGGGATTTACAGCTTCCAGAAAGTGATGTTGAAATGTCTGGGACAAGTAAAGAATGCGGGAATTGCCCCTCCTCTTTAGTAAGTCTCTGTGGCAGTGGTCAGCCGTCTGTAGAGTCCACAGAGGAATCTTGCTCGTCTGTAACGGCAGCCTTGAAGGAACTTCATGAACTTTTGGTCATTAGTAGTAAACCAGCTTCAGAAAACACATCGGAAGAAGTTACCTGTCAATCAGAGACAGTAACTGAGGGCCAGACAGGTATTAAGGACCTTTCTGAGAGATGGACCCAAAATGAGCATCTTGCAGCTACCCAGAGTGAACACTGTTCACAGGTCTCCTTTCATCAGGCCATATCTGTAACAGTGAAGACAGAAGAATTAACATACACTTCAACTGACGCTGGAGTAGAAGATGTAGAAAATATTAACTTCAGGGGTCCAGGTGATGGCGTATTAACTGATAAGGAAGGCGTCCCCAAGTCTAAGGAGTCCATAAATGAGAGCAGTTCTGTCACTGCAGCCTCAGCTGAAACGTCCAATCAACTACCTTGCACCTTTGGTGTAGAAATTTCACCCAGACTTCTAGCAGGTGAGGAGGATGCACTCAATCAGACTTCTGAGCAAACTGAGTCCTTGTCATCCAGTTTCATATTGGTTAAAGATTTGGGTCAGGGCACACAGAATCCAGTGACAGACAGGCCTGAGACTAGAGAAAATGTCTGTTCTGAAGCTGCAGGGCCACTTCTAGAATTTGTACCACCTACCAGCCATCCATCATCAAGTCCCTCCTTTCTTGCACCATTAATTTTTCCTGCTGCGGACATTGACCGGATTCTCCGTGCCGGCTTTACTTTGCAGGAAGCTCTTGGGGCTTTGCATCAAGTTGGTGGAAATGCAGACCTTGCACTTCTTGTTTTGCTAGCAAAGAACATTGTAGTTCCTACATAACCATGAAAAAGTGGGCTAGACCATACTCCATTCCCTTAAAAAAAGCTATATatctacacatacacatactcacTCACCACATACACAGTATATGTAGAAACCTGCAAGCAGAATGTtgagccagatttttttttaaagatttttttcggCCAAAGTAATTTATGATCTCTTGTCGGatgaatttgtctattctctttgttaaaatttgggcctttttaaatgtattggcAGTGTGTGCATACAGAAGGTTTTTATTAACATTAAGATGATGTATTCTGGAATAAAATTGGTGGTTTTGTGTATAGCATACCATTTTAGAATGAGAGTGAATGCTTTAAGAAGCAGAAGCCGTGAGAAATCCCACCACCCATGCAGCTAAAAACAGATCAACTTCATAATTTGGCTGTGTCTGTGCTGTAGGCAAGGTATGGCTTGTTGACTCAATTTTTGGTTTACAAACTTGATTACATGGTTTGGTGTTTGGAATCATACTTAGTGCTTTATGTATTATGATTCGTCAGTTGTAACAGGAAATTGAAGAAGTATCTGCTAGAGTGGCATGTTTTTATTCGTGTGGTTAGGATTTGACATTTTAACGGGATGAGTTGGGAGGGTTTAAAACTTGGGCTGCTTTGTACATCACAGGCTGCTGCATGGATTGCCAGATATCTTGGGTGGGATACTGTGAGGGAATTAACATTAGAGCGAATCATGGTGCtacccagattaaaaaaaaaaagaaagaaaaaactgtaattCCATTTGCAAATGTCATGGTGATGTTTCAAGAACTGTGAGTGAAAACTAATGGCCTAAACACTGGAATTAACTAGTGACTGGGTTTGGTAGCATCTCACTGATCGCAACTCAacccttaatgactaatgatgaaCTTACGTTCAGCTAGTGGGTTGATTGCCAGCAGTTTATTTCCTTTCCAAACTCATCTTCTTCTAGGAAGTTCTTCTAAAGCTCAGTTTGAGCTGTGATCTGAGTGAAATATTCAAGTGTGATAAATAACCTTGTCACTGGTTTATCTTGGTGCTTGGAATGGTCAGTGTATTTGGTGAGTGTCTTTCATGGCAGTGGAAATAGTAATTGGAGTTTCTGACTCAAGTGGCCTTGATAGAGTTTtccatccctttctttcctcaggagtttctttttttaagcaagaTTCGTCATATTTGTGTTTACACATGTCAAGTTAGAGTGGGGCATAGTATATAGATGTATTTATTGTGGCCTTTTTTTATATGAGGACTAGCCCTTGGAAGTCATTGTCCTGTGGGCCCCA
This sequence is a window from Physeter macrocephalus isolate SW-GA chromosome 3, ASM283717v5, whole genome shotgun sequence. Protein-coding genes within it:
- the LOC102991757 gene encoding regulatory solute carrier protein family 1 member 1 isoform X4; amino-acid sequence: MLLTVYCVRRDLSEVTFSLQVDADFELHNFRALCELESGIPAAESQIVYAERPLTDNHRSLASYGLKDGDVVILRQKENADPRPSVQFPNLPRIDFRSIAVPGTSNTRQRQPTGAQQSHSSPGEVASSPQGLDNPALLRDMLLANPHELSLLKERNPPLADALLSGDLEKFSRVLVEQQQDRARREQERIRLFSADPFDLEAQAKIEEDIRQQNIEENMTIAMEEAPESFGQVVMLYINCKVNGHPVKAFVDSGAQMTIMSQACAERCNIMRLVDRRWAGIAKGVGTQKIIGRVHLAQVQIEGDFLACSFSILEEQPMDMLLGLDMLKRHQCSIDLKKNVLVIGTTGSKTTFLPEGELPECARLAYGAGREEVRPEEIADQELAEALQKSVEDAERSGKETTSLGMSSLPTSDGFNHQAHPSGRSPEIGSPSSLAHSVSASVCPVEPSDPDSIEPKALKALRASAEFQVTSEKKEHLPLQDLSDCASSADSAPADQSPATPLQNSLEEAIVADNLEKSAERSTQGLTSHLHTRQEVSLSVTRMQEPPRLKDEKGWHQEYRDLSQASGLQQHEEPRDEQHEVIQQNVPHDQERLCNTGDLELLGERQQDQQRGIGSGATVKGDRLQQTVDLSGTEKNILPSGCFGCSSSETPMEVDVVEQSLVAVLNSAGGQNTNVKNIGASDLTVDNPLMEVETSKCNPSSEILSNSISTRDLQLPESDVEMSGTSKECGNCPSSLVSLCGSGQPSVESTEESCSSVTAALKELHELLVISSKPASENTSEEVTCQSETVTEGQTGIKDLSERWTQNEHLAATQSEHCSQVSFHQAISVTVKTEELTYTSTDAGVEDVENINFRGPGDGVLTDKEGVPKSKESINESSSVTAASAETSNQLPCTFGVEISPRLLAGEEDALNQTSEQTESLSSSFILVKDLGQGTQNPVTDRPETRENVCSEAAGPLLEFVPPTSHPSSSPSFLAPLIFPAADIDRILRAGFTLQEALGALHQVGGNADLALLVLLAKNIVVPT
- the LOC102991757 gene encoding regulatory solute carrier protein family 1 member 1 isoform X3, with translation MLLTVYCVRRDLSEVTFSLQVDADFELHNFRALCELESGIPAAESQIVYAERPLTDNHRSLASYGLKDGDVVILRQKENADPRPSVQFPKKFSRVLVEQQQDRARREQERIRLFSADPFDLEAQAKIEEDIRQQNIEENMTIAMEEAPESFGQVVMLYINCKVNGHPVKAFVDSGAQMTIMSQACAERCNIMRLVDRRWAGIAKGVGTQKIIGRVHLAQVQIEGDFLACSFSILEEQPMDMLLGLDMLKRHQCSIDLKKNVLVIGTTGSKTTFLPEGELPECARLAYGAGREEVRPEEIADQELAEALQKSVEDAERSGKETTSLGMSSLPTSDGFNHQAHPSGRSPEIGSPSSLAHSVSASVCPVEPSDPDSIEPKALKALRASAEFQVTSEKKEHLPLQDLSDCASSADSAPADQSPATPLQNSLEEAIVADNLEKSAERSTQGLTSHLHTRQEVSLSVTRMQEPPRLKDEKGWHQEYRDLSQASGLQQHEEPRDEQHEVIQQNVPHDQERLCNTGDLELLGERQQDQQRGIGSGATVKGDRLQQTVDLSGTEKNILPSGCFGCSSSETPMEVDVVEQSLVAVLNSAGGQNTNVKNIGASDLTVDNPLMEVETSKCNPSSEILSNSISTRDLQLPESDVEMSGTSKECGNCPSSLVSLCGSGQPSVESTEESCSSVTAALKELHELLVISSKPASENTSEEVTCQSETVTEGQTGIKDLSERWTQNEHLAATQSEHCSQVSFHQAISVTVKTEELTYTSTDAGVEDVENINFRGPGDGVLTDKEGVPKSKESINESSSVTAASAETSNQLPCTFGVEISPRLLAGEEDALNQTSEQTESLSSSFILVKDLGQGTQNPVTDRPETRENVCSEAAGPLLEFVPPTSHPSSSPSFLAPLIFPAADIDRILRAGFTLQEALGALHQVGGNADLALLVLLAKNIVVPT
- the LOC102991757 gene encoding regulatory solute carrier protein family 1 member 1 isoform X2 is translated as MLTKQIMIVYAERPLTDNHRSLASYGLKDGDVVILRQKENADPRPSVQFPNLPRIDFRSIAVPGTSNTRQRQPTGAQQSHSSPGEVASSPQGLDNPALLRDMLLANPHELSLLKERNPPLADALLSGDLEKFSRVLVEQQQDRARREQERIRLFSADPFDLEAQAKIEEDIRQQNIEENMTIAMEEAPESFGQVVMLYINCKVNGHPVKAFVDSGAQMTIMSQACAERCNIMRLVDRRWAGIAKGVGTQKIIGRVHLAQVQIEGDFLACSFSILEEQPMDMLLGLDMLKRHQCSIDLKKNVLVIGTTGSKTTFLPEGELPECARLAYGAGREEVRPEEIADQELAEALQKSVEDAERSGKETTSLGMSSLPTSDGFNHQAHPSGRSPEIGSPSSLAHSVSASVCPVEPSDPDSIEPKALKALRASAEFQVTSEKKEHLPLQDLSDCASSADSAPADQSPATPLQNSLEEAIVADNLEKSAERSTQGLTSHLHTRQEVSLSVTRMQEPPRLKDEKGWHQEYRDLSQASGLQQHEEPRDEQHEVIQQNVPHDQERLCNTGDLELLGERQQDQQRGIGSGATVKGDRLQQTVDLSGTEKNILPSGCFGCSSSETPMEVDVVEQSLVAVLNSAGGQNTNVKNIGASDLTVDNPLMEVETSKCNPSSEILSNSISTRDLQLPESDVEMSGTSKECGNCPSSLVSLCGSGQPSVESTEESCSSVTAALKELHELLVISSKPASENTSEEVTCQSETVTEGQTGIKDLSERWTQNEHLAATQSEHCSQVSFHQAISVTVKTEELTYTSTDAGVEDVENINFRGPGDGVLTDKEGVPKSKESINESSSVTAASAETSNQLPCTFGVEISPRLLAGEEDALNQTSEQTESLSSSFILVKDLGQGTQNPVTDRPETRENVCSEAAGPLLEFVPPTSHPSSSPSFLAPLIFPAADIDRILRAGFTLQEALGALHQVGGNADLALLVLLAKNIVVPT
- the LOC102991757 gene encoding regulatory solute carrier protein family 1 member 1 isoform X5, coding for MTIMSQACAERCNIMRLVDRRWAGIAKGVGTQKIIGRVHLAQVQIEGDFLACSFSILEEQPMDMLLGLDMLKRHQCSIDLKKNVLVIGTTGSKTTFLPEGELPECARLAYGAGREEVRPEEIADQELAEALQKSVEDAERSGKETTSLGMSSLPTSDGFNHQAHPSGRSPEIGSPSSLAHSVSASVCPVEPSDPDSIEPKALKALRASAEFQVTSEKKEHLPLQDLSDCASSADSAPADQSPATPLQNSLEEAIVADNLEKSAERSTQGLTSHLHTRQEVSLSVTRMQEPPRLKDEKGWHQEYRDLSQASGLQQHEEPRDEQHEVIQQNVPHDQERLCNTGDLELLGERQQDQQRGIGSGATVKGDRLQQTVDLSGTEKNILPSGCFGCSSSETPMEVDVVEQSLVAVLNSAGGQNTNVKNIGASDLTVDNPLMEVETSKCNPSSEILSNSISTRDLQLPESDVEMSGTSKECGNCPSSLVSLCGSGQPSVESTEESCSSVTAALKELHELLVISSKPASENTSEEVTCQSETVTEGQTGIKDLSERWTQNEHLAATQSEHCSQVSFHQAISVTVKTEELTYTSTDAGVEDVENINFRGPGDGVLTDKEGVPKSKESINESSSVTAASAETSNQLPCTFGVEISPRLLAGEEDALNQTSEQTESLSSSFILVKDLGQGTQNPVTDRPETRENVCSEAAGPLLEFVPPTSHPSSSPSFLAPLIFPAADIDRILRAGFTLQEALGALHQVGGNADLALLVLLAKNIVVPT
- the LOC102991757 gene encoding regulatory solute carrier protein family 1 member 1 isoform X1 translates to MLLTVYCVRRDLSEVTFSLQVDADFELHNFRALCELESGIPAAESQIVYAERPLTDNHRSLASYGLKDGDVVILRQKENADPRPSVQFPNLPRIDFRSIAVPGTSNTRQRQPTGAQQSHSSPGEVASSPQGLDNPALLRDMLLANPHELSLLKERNPPLADALLSGDLEKFSRVLVEQQQDRARREQERIRLFSADPFDLEAQAKIEEDIRQQNIEENMTIAMEEAPESFGQVVMLYINCKVNGHPVKAFVDSGAQMTIMSQACAERCNIMRLVDRRWAGIAKGVGTQKIIGRVHLAQVQIEGDFLACSFSILEEQPMDMLLGLDMLKRHQCSIDLKKNVLVIGTTGSKTTFLPEGELPECARLAYGAGREEVRPEEIADQELAEALQKSVEDAERSGKETTSLGMSSLPTSDGFNHQAHPSGRSPEIGSPSSLAHSVSASVCPVEPSDPDSIEPKALKALRASAEFQVTSEKKEHLPLQDLSDCASSADSAPADQSPATPLQNSLEEAIVADNLEKSAERSTQGLTSHLHTRQEVSLSVTRMQEPPRLKDEKGWHQEYRDLSQASGLQQHEEPRDEQHEVIQQNVPHDQERLCNTGDLELLGERQQDQQRGIGSGATVKGDRLQQTVDLSGTEKNILPSGCFGCSSSETPMEVDVVEQSLVAVLNSAGGQNTNVKNIGASDLTVDNPLMEVETSKCNPSSEILSNSISTRDLQLPESDVEMSGTSKECGNCPSSLVSLCGSGQPSVESTEESCSSVTAALKELHELLVISSKPASENTSEEVTCQSETVTEGQTGIKDLSERWTQNEHLAATQSEHCSQVSFHQAISVTVKTEELTYTSTDAGVEDVENINFRGPGDGVLTDKEGVPKSKESINESSSVTAASAETSNQLPCTFGVEISPRLLAGPPSMQGRNTECAAASFPLPLRARLLWNTNHLGQQDLAEDSGGFAVLKQLSARCENRNRAENVASSGSGTAGWWAKFIYKKIQGSTKCFYRTAPSKGHSLTHYLKHQCVCSNPEGYR
- the LOC102991757 gene encoding regulatory solute carrier protein family 1 member 1 isoform X6, with product MSSLPTSDGFNHQAHPSGRSPEIGSPSSLAHSVSASVCPVEPSDPDSIEPKALKALRASAEFQVTSEKKEHLPLQDLSDCASSADSAPADQSPATPLQNSLEEAIVADNLEKSAERSTQGLTSHLHTRQEVSLSVTRMQEPPRLKDEKGWHQEYRDLSQASGLQQHEEPRDEQHEVIQQNVPHDQERLCNTGDLELLGERQQDQQRGIGSGATVKGDRLQQTVDLSGTEKNILPSGCFGCSSSETPMEVDVVEQSLVAVLNSAGGQNTNVKNIGASDLTVDNPLMEVETSKCNPSSEILSNSISTRDLQLPESDVEMSGTSKECGNCPSSLVSLCGSGQPSVESTEESCSSVTAALKELHELLVISSKPASENTSEEVTCQSETVTEGQTGIKDLSERWTQNEHLAATQSEHCSQVSFHQAISVTVKTEELTYTSTDAGVEDVENINFRGPGDGVLTDKEGVPKSKESINESSSVTAASAETSNQLPCTFGVEISPRLLAGEEDALNQTSEQTESLSSSFILVKDLGQGTQNPVTDRPETRENVCSEAAGPLLEFVPPTSHPSSSPSFLAPLIFPAADIDRILRAGFTLQEALGALHQVGGNADLALLVLLAKNIVVPT